A window of the Henckelia pumila isolate YLH828 chromosome 3, ASM3356847v2, whole genome shotgun sequence genome harbors these coding sequences:
- the LOC140887831 gene encoding KH domain-containing protein At4g18375: MGETGKRFRHYRDDLDNKNQKRRTDRGRDRDENGNDELLVYRILCPDSVIGSVIGKSGKVINSIRQESRAKVKVVDPFPGAKDRVILTYCYVREKEDVEVDEEFDNNKPLSPAQDALLKVHAAIANAVATVGDSDGKNRDKSKEGCQLLVPASQSSNIIGKSGATIKKLRNKTRTNIKVIAKDISDPSHSCAFDFDNFVQISGDSEAVKKALFAISAIMHKFAPKENIPLDTSIPEAPPSIIIPADVPIYPATGHYPNVDSIAPTRSIPSILGHTNTLDIPGYTDAGSSWPVYSSTIPVVSGYGGSSQAEELTVKVVCPGNVIGRVIGKGGSSIRNIRQDSGARVDVEDPKPKHNECIITVISMEASDDLKSSAVEAVLLLQGKINDEDDETVTMRLLVPSKVIGCIIGKSGSIINEIRKRTKADIRISKGEKPKCADDNDEIVEIFGQVGSVRDALIQIVLRLRDDVLKDREGGQNSFVGGEALYSGGASLPMQSGLPSMSSTASFGYEKRPESGSGLALLSSSAYGYKPLSIGDSGHGQLASRSSSLYSRFPPPSTLDMVIPAHAIGKVIGKGGTNIENIRQISGATIEISDPKSSNGDRVALISGTTEQKRAAENLIQAFILAT, encoded by the exons ATGGGTGAAACTGGGAAACGATTTCGCCACTACCGCGATGACTTGGACAACAAGAACCAAAAGAGGAGGACTGATAGAGGACGAGACAGAGATGAAAATGGCAATGACGAACTACTAGTGTACAGGATTCTGTGTCCTGATAGTGTGATCGGGAGTGTAATTGGGAAGAGTGGAAAAGTTATAAATTCTATCCGGCAAGAGTCGAGAGCCAAAGTCAAGGTCGTGGATCCGTTTCCAGGCGCTAAAGATAGAGTTATTttaacatattgttatgttaGAGAGAAGGAAGATGTTGAGGTTGATGAGGAATTCGATAATAATAAACCTCTGAGTCCTGCGCAAGATGCGCTTTTGAAAGTGCATGCTGCAATTGCAAACGCTGTTGCCACAGTTGGGGATTCTGATGGAAAAAATAGAGACAAAAGTAAGGAGGGATGCCAGCTTCTTGTCCCTGCTAGCCAGTCTTCTAATATTATTGGCAAATCTGGTGCAACCATCAAGAAATTAAGAAACAAAACAAGGACTAACATCAAGGTCATTGCAAAGGATATCAGTGATCCGTCTCACTCTTGCGCCTTTGATTTTGACAATTTTGTTCAG ATATCTGGAGACTCAGAGGCTGTGAAGAAAGCACTTTTTGCCATTTCTGCAATCATGCACAAGTTTGCGCCCAAGGAAAACATTCCTCTTGACACTTCCATTCCTGAAGCTCCTCCAAGCATCATCATCCCAGCAGATGTTCCCATATATCCTGCCACGGGACATTATCCTAATGTAGATTCTATTGCCCCTACTAGATCCATCCCTTCCATTTTAGGTCATACAAACACACTAGATATTCCTGGTTATACAGATGCTGGAAGCTCATGGCCTGTCTATTCATCTACTATACCTGTGGTTTCTGGTTATGGAGGTTCTTCACAAGCTGAGGAGTTGACGGTAAAAGTGGTATGCCCTGGTAACGTGATTGGGCGTGTCATTGGAAAAGGAGGAAGTTCCATTAGAAATATAAGGCAGGATAGTGGTGCTCGTGTTGATGTGGAGGACCCCAAGCCCAAGCATAATGAGTGTATCATCACTGTGATCTCCATGGAg GCCTCGGATGACTTgaaatcctcggcagtggaagCTGTGCTGTTGTTGCAAGGAAAAATAaatgatgaagatgatgaaacTGTAACTATGCGGCTTCTTGTTCCTTCAAAAGTTATAGGCTGTATAATTGGGAAAAGTGGCTCTATCATCAATGAAATCCGAAAGAGAACTAAAGCAGATATTAGAATTTCCAAAGGCGAAAAGCCAAAATGCGCTGATGATAATGATGAAATTGTTGAG ATTTTTGGACAAGTTGGTAGCGTGAGAGATGCCCTTATTCAGATTGTTTTGAGGCTTAGAGACGATGTATTAAAGGATAGGGAAGGTGGCCAAAATTCCTTTGTTGGTGGCGAAGCATTATACTCTGGTGGAGCATCTCTACCAATGCAATCTGGCTTGCCCAGCATGTCTTCTACTGCTTCATTTGGTTATGAAAAAAGGCCAGAAAGCGGGAGTGGACTAGCCTTGCTTTCCTCCAGTGCTTATGGATATAAGCCTTTATCG ATTGGAGATAGCGGCCATGGACAGTTGGCTTCACGCTCATCATCACTATATTCAAG GTTCCCTCCGCCATCTACTCTGGATATGGTAATCCCTGCACATGCGATTGGTAAAGTCATTGGAAAAGGTGGCACAAATATCGAGAATATCCGGCAG ATATCTGGAGCTACTATAGAGATTTCTGATCCAAAATCTTCCAATGGTGATCGTGTGGCTTTAATATCGGGGACCACTGAGCAGAAGCGTGCTGCTGAAAACTTGATTCAAGCCTTTATATTGGCCACTTAA